A window from Telopea speciosissima isolate NSW1024214 ecotype Mountain lineage chromosome 8, Tspe_v1, whole genome shotgun sequence encodes these proteins:
- the LOC122672270 gene encoding uncharacterized protein LOC122672270, with the protein MAEGTRTQRMEDNVRSLLDFKKTAETQLLLMQQSSLEINQNLQQFMATIETQLNDIHFHQTNQAPHSNTDIPPLQPAISSFAPPMKHLRLNVPRFDGSNPADWAFKAEQFFRYHNTPEDQRLVVASFHMDGAASSWFQWMHNNNLLGSWKSFLAALLQRFGPTAFDDHRGALSKLQQTGDVAAYQAQFEQLSNKVSGLSEQFLLSFFILGLKPELRKDDVDQEHMSIVEELITETSEVSLHALSGKFAPSTIRLMGTYADRQIQVLIDSGSTHNFVQARVAQLLQLHIVPIREFKVLIGNGDYLLCSKKCKPISLQLQGHTFTIELYLLPIEGAEIVLGIQWLQQLGPILTDYKHLTMNFEWEGRKVQLQREMAVKHDPVSHHQLAKMTAAQTVASFYHMKMVSTDINFETEQEGQLPPSVAQILAEFEVVFREPTQLPPTRQFDHRIHLQSGANSINVRPYRYPQFQKAEIETLDKFPIPTIDELLDELHGATVFSKIDLRSGYHQIRVVAKDIHKTAFRTHEGHYEFLVMPFGLTNAPSTFQAQMNSILKPFLRKFVVVFFDDILTYSTSLIQHAQHLREVMQCLQQHQLYAKRSKCKFAQASIDYLGHIVSAQGVEPDPQKIKCMIDWPIPENLKALRGFLGLTAFNVLKQAMVSVPVLALPDFTKLFVVEIDASLVGVGVVLMQDTHRIAYFSKKLNKHLQNASTYVRELYAITQVVQKWRQYLLGRKFIIQTDH; encoded by the exons ATGGCTGAAGGTACTAGAACCCAGAGAATGGAGGATAACGTTCGTTCTCTTCTTGATTTCAAGAAGACTGCCGAGACACAACTACTGTTGATGCAGCAGAGCAGTTTGGAGATCAATCAAAATCTCCAGCAATTCATGGCCACGATAGAAACACAGCTCAATGATATCCATTTTCATCAAACTAACCAAGCCCCTCATTCCAATACCGACATTCCACCATTGCAGCCTGCAATTTCGTCCTTTGCTCCACCGATGAAGCATTTACGGCTGAATGTTCCTCGCTTTGACGGGTCGAACCCTGCAGATTGGGCCTTCAAAGCTGAGCAGTTCTTCCGTTATCACAATACACCTGAGGATCAACGTCTGGTCGTTGCTTCTTTCCATATGGATGGTGCTGCTTCATCTTGGTTTCAATGGATGCACAACAACAATCTTCTAGGTTCCTGGAAATCTTTTTTGGCAGCACTTCTTCAACGATTTGGTCCGACAGCTTTCGATGATCATAGGGGTGCCTTGTCTAAGCTCCAGCAGACTGGGGATGTTGCTGCATACCAGGCCCAGTTTGAACAATTATCCAATAAAGTTAGTGGCCTTTCGGAACAATTCCTCTTAAGCTTCTTCATTTTAGGATTAAAACCAGAGCTCAGGA AGGACGATGTTGATCAGGAGCATATGAGTATTGTAGAGGAACTGATTACTGAGACATCAGAAGTTAGTTTACATGCCTTGTCAGGGAAATTTGCTCCCTCTACAATAAGGTTAATGGGTACATATGCAGATAGGCAAATACAAGTGCTGATTGACAGTGGGAGCACCCACAATTTTGTACAAGCGCGGGTGGCACAACTACTGCAATTGCATATTGTTCCTATTAGAGAATTCAAGGTGTTGATAGGTAATGGTGATTACCTCCTTTGTTCAAAGAAATGCAAGCCAATTTCCTTACAATTGCAAGGCCATACTTTCACCATTGAGTTATACTTGTTACCAATTGAAGGAGCCGAGATAGTTCTTGGGATTCAATGGCTGCAGCAGCTGGGTCCTATCTTAACAGATTATAAGCATCTTACCATGAATTTTGAATGGGAGGGTCGCAAAGTTCAGTTACAAAGAGAAATGGCTGTCAAGCACGACCCTGTATCTCATCATCAATTGGCTAAAATGACAGCTGCACAAACTGTAGCTTCATTTTATCATATGAAGATGGTATCTACAGACATTAATTTCGAGACAGAGCAAGAGGGGCAGCTACCGCCCTCTGTAGCACAAATCTTGGCAGAATTTGAGGTTGTGTTCAGAGAACCAACCCAACTACCTCCTACAAGGCAGTTTGACCATCGAATACACCTACAATCTGGGGCCAACTCAATAAACGTTCGACCTTATAGATATCCTCAATTTCAGAAAGCGGAGATTGAAACTTTG GATAAGTTTCCGATCCCTACTATAGATGAATTACTTGATGAACTCCATGGTGCTactgttttttcaaaaattgatctTAGATCTGGTTATCATCAAATTAGAGTTGTGGCAAAGGACATTCATAAAACCGCCTTTAGAACTCATGAAGGGCATTATGAGTTCCTAGTAATGCCTTTTGGCCTTACGAATGCACCTTCTACTTTCCAAGCACAGATGAATTCGATACTCAAACCATTTCTTCGAAAGTTTGTGGTTGTCTTCTTCGATGACATTCTTACATACAGCACTTCATTGATTCAACATGCACAACATTTACGGGAGGTAATGCAATGCTTGCAACAAcatcaactatatgcaaaaagGTCTAAATGCAAGTTTGCTCAGGCCTCCATTGATTACCTGGGCCACATTGTTTCAGCTCAGGGGGTTGAACCAGATCCACAGAAAATTAAATGTATGATTGACTGGCCTATACCTGAAAATCTCAAAGCCTTGAGAGGTTTTCTTGGTCTTACAG CCTTCAATGTTCTCAAACAGGCCATGGTTTCAGTCCCTGTCTTAGCTCTTCCGGATTTTACCAAATTATTTGTTGTAGAGATTGATGCTTCTCTTGTGGGAGTGGGGGTAGTATTAATGCAAGATACTCACCGCATTGCTTATTTCAGCAAAAAACTTAATAAACATTTACAGAATGCATCCACATATGTTCGAGAACTCTATGCTATTACCCAAGTTGTACAAAAGTGGAGGCAATATTTGCTTGGCAGGAAGTTCATTATTCAAACTGACCATTAG